A part of Pelotomaculum isophthalicicum JI genomic DNA contains:
- a CDS encoding DUF6530 family protein encodes MKIPTSLKHKPVIVCENYENVDGRYAYDSDAKGLSLGLAQWNDRGKVDISAKVWRHTGEKWSRQSEELPLHRVLDLAILVCRAKLHFQEAYRYEKFYDTGNPVIDRVGIQGDAMTVAVCTDNEKINEDINLFRQALSNDDELLGERLHILSRILKEMGY; translated from the coding sequence ATGAAAATACCTACTAGTTTAAAGCACAAACCCGTTATTGTCTGCGAAAATTACGAGAATGTTGACGGCAGGTATGCTTACGATTCAGATGCCAAGGGTCTTTCATTAGGGTTGGCTCAATGGAATGATCGGGGCAAGGTGGATATTTCAGCTAAAGTATGGCGGCACACAGGAGAAAAATGGTCTAGGCAGTCTGAGGAATTACCGCTCCACCGTGTGCTTGACCTGGCAATTCTTGTTTGCAGGGCAAAACTTCATTTCCAAGAGGCTTATCGGTACGAGAAGTTTTATGATACCGGAAACCCCGTTATTGACAGAGTTGGTATACAGGGTGATGCCATGACGGTGGCTGTTTGTACTGACAACGAAAAAATCAATGAAGATATTAACCTATTCAGGCAGGCTCTCAGTAATGATGATGAACTTCTAGGAGAACGCTTGCATATTTTGTCAAGGATATTGAAGGAGATGGGTTATTAA
- the spo0A gene encoding sporulation transcription factor Spo0A: MKSGIKVLIADDNREFCELLSSFIEQQNGLEIVGVAHNGLQAIEFIREYSPDVVVLDIIMPQLDGIGVLENLAGIGKRPKVIMLTAFGQESITRRSVDLGADYFILKPFDFNLLVNHIRQLANEFSMHQYVQQTKKRDLDTDVTNVMHEMGIPAHVKGYHYLREAVIMAYNNTSLVGALTKELYPMVAKRFNTTPSKVERAIRHAIQLACDRGNVKMIHNVFGYTMNIERGKPTNGQFISVIADKLIMEEKASGADIYNENLSSRLSVGPILQAGLHP, translated from the coding sequence ATGAAAAGCGGTATTAAAGTATTGATCGCGGACGATAACAGAGAATTCTGCGAGCTATTAAGTAGTTTTATTGAACAACAAAACGGATTGGAGATTGTCGGCGTGGCGCATAACGGCTTGCAAGCTATCGAATTCATTCGTGAATACAGTCCGGATGTGGTGGTTCTTGATATTATCATGCCACAACTTGACGGTATTGGCGTTTTGGAGAATTTAGCCGGTATCGGTAAAAGACCAAAAGTTATTATGCTAACTGCCTTTGGACAGGAAAGCATAACCCGGCGCTCAGTTGATCTTGGCGCTGATTACTTTATACTCAAGCCGTTCGATTTTAACCTGTTGGTTAATCACATACGTCAACTTGCAAATGAATTTAGTATGCACCAATATGTTCAGCAAACGAAAAAAAGGGATTTGGATACAGATGTTACTAATGTTATGCACGAAATGGGAATTCCCGCGCACGTAAAAGGGTACCATTATTTAAGAGAAGCTGTAATAATGGCCTATAATAATACCAGTCTAGTCGGTGCCCTGACAAAAGAGCTTTATCCAATGGTCGCGAAGAGATTTAATACAACTCCTTCCAAAGTTGAGCGCGCAATAAGACATGCTATTCAATTGGCTTGCGACAGAGGGAACGTTAAAATGATTCATAATGTTTTCGGATACACCATGAATATCGAGCGAGGTAAGCCAACAAATGGGCAATTCATTTCAGTAATAGCAGACAAATTAATAATGGAAGAAAAGGCTAGTGGTGCCGATATCTATAATGAGAACTTATCTTCAAGGCTATCAGTGGGGCCAATTTTGCAAGCAGGGCTGCACCCGTGA